In one window of Anaerolineae bacterium DNA:
- a CDS encoding AMIN domain-containing protein encodes MFYKIMKFSKNRALSILMIILLMLFAGCASSKAVKQADQEAGESLNLITDISTAEGSESLAVLIKAEQLLTYTSVKQPMPLGVALYFPGTALGEIETALTPDSDIVASIKASALTENGHTSKVEIALRQDAPYEVSREGNGLQISFAKTGKITASAQDTSNINTAEVNMPAETALEEDKDKKPAWVNRVDFSSEDAGKSTIIIGTTRPVEYKMDKAADKRLKLILFNTNLPDYRKRPLITTRFNSAVDRITPTQTSDLKTGSIIVIEMRESVPYYVEQADDLLLVHFDASSIPPRPAEEADLPSWKKVVMQATAGEEEIEDKKAEDKVLPPKLAGEYTGEKIALDFYDTDIKNVFLILMEVSGKNFAIDKDVTGKVTLTLAKPVPWDQALDLILKMNQLGQTSEGNIIRIATLETLKKEGDFKQAEISTAQKAREERKTLGPLVTKYIPVNYSNAKTDMLPHLEKLLT; translated from the coding sequence ATGTTTTACAAAATTATGAAATTTTCAAAAAACAGGGCTTTGTCAATTCTGATGATAATTCTGCTGATGCTTTTTGCAGGATGTGCTTCGAGCAAGGCGGTAAAGCAGGCAGATCAGGAAGCCGGAGAGTCTCTTAATCTCATCACGGATATCAGCACGGCAGAAGGTTCTGAATCGCTTGCCGTATTAATTAAAGCAGAGCAGCTGCTGACCTATACTTCTGTGAAGCAGCCTATGCCTTTAGGTGTGGCGCTGTACTTTCCCGGAACAGCTCTTGGAGAAATTGAAACCGCTCTGACCCCGGACAGCGATATTGTTGCGTCGATTAAAGCTTCCGCGCTGACCGAAAACGGGCATACCTCCAAGGTTGAGATCGCATTAAGACAGGATGCTCCTTATGAAGTATCCCGTGAAGGAAACGGCCTTCAAATATCATTTGCAAAAACAGGTAAAATAACCGCTTCCGCGCAAGACACATCAAACATCAATACGGCTGAAGTAAATATGCCGGCAGAAACCGCCCTGGAAGAGGATAAGGATAAAAAACCTGCATGGGTTAACCGGGTGGATTTTTCAAGCGAAGATGCCGGCAAATCAACTATTATTATCGGAACAACAAGGCCTGTTGAATACAAAATGGATAAGGCCGCGGATAAAAGGCTTAAGCTGATACTTTTCAACACCAATCTTCCGGACTATCGCAAACGGCCGCTGATAACCACCCGTTTTAACAGCGCTGTTGATCGTATTACGCCAACGCAGACTTCTGATTTAAAAACCGGTTCAATAATTGTAATAGAGATGCGCGAATCGGTTCCCTATTATGTCGAACAGGCAGATGATCTTTTGTTGGTCCATTTTGATGCATCTTCGATCCCTCCCAGACCGGCTGAAGAGGCTGATCTCCCATCCTGGAAGAAGGTTGTAATGCAGGCAACTGCCGGGGAGGAAGAAATTGAAGATAAAAAGGCCGAAGATAAAGTATTGCCGCCGAAACTTGCCGGGGAATATACAGGGGAAAAGATAGCGCTTGATTTCTATGATACGGATATCAAAAATGTGTTTCTCATTTTAATGGAGGTAAGCGGGAAAAACTTTGCAATAGACAAGGATGTAACCGGCAAGGTTACTCTGACCCTCGCAAAACCTGTGCCCTGGGACCAGGCGCTCGACCTGATACTGAAGATGAACCAGCTCGGCCAAACTTCTGAAGGAAATATAATAAGGATTGCCACCCTTGAAACACTCAAGAAAGAAGGGGATTTCAAGCAGGCTGAGATAAGTACGGCGCAAAAAGCCAGAGAGGAGCGAAAAACTCTTGGACCACTTGTTACCAAATATATTCCTGTCAACTATTCCAATGCAAAAACCGATATGCTGCCGCATCTTGAAAAGCTATTAAC